In Streptomyces hawaiiensis, one genomic interval encodes:
- a CDS encoding lanthionine synthetase LanC family protein — MTTTTVPRTQDLSEGALGMALLDIERRDLSTARRHLTQATVRGVSTGSNASLFHGAPALEFVLARAHGAGDDVRAAVDRVVDARLAAAHRRQAAGALPHLAEWDLIRGLTGLAALLLSRRPIAPRLPDVLACLVTLAHPACGGGRMLPGWWSAVGPDGMEMAGGHGNNGMAHGIAGPLAVLSLALRAGVSVSGQEEAVGTFATWLDRHGAHYWSTAAHLEAEQPPAAEPARQSWCYGQPGIARAQQLAALALGDTARRQAAEDIVETILTDPLRLARITDSTLCHGWAGLLTLTRAVAADSPAPGRFTPIIQDLHRRLAADWEHLPKPGFMEGRAGAQLALNATDTTGWTRVLLLT; from the coding sequence ATGACCACGACGACCGTGCCCCGTACGCAGGACCTGTCCGAGGGCGCCCTGGGGATGGCCCTGCTCGACATCGAGCGCCGTGACTTGTCCACCGCCCGCCGCCACCTCACCCAGGCCACCGTCCGAGGGGTGAGCACCGGCAGCAACGCCAGCCTGTTCCACGGCGCACCCGCCCTGGAGTTCGTCCTGGCCCGCGCCCACGGGGCCGGCGACGACGTCCGCGCGGCCGTCGACCGCGTCGTGGACGCCCGGCTCGCCGCCGCCCACCGCCGCCAGGCGGCCGGCGCGCTGCCCCACCTCGCCGAGTGGGACCTCATCCGTGGCCTGACCGGGCTCGCCGCACTGCTGCTGTCCCGCCGCCCGATCGCGCCCCGGCTGCCCGACGTGCTCGCCTGCCTCGTCACGCTCGCGCACCCAGCCTGCGGTGGCGGCCGGATGCTGCCCGGGTGGTGGTCGGCGGTCGGCCCGGACGGGATGGAGATGGCCGGCGGGCACGGCAACAACGGCATGGCCCACGGCATCGCGGGGCCCCTGGCCGTGCTCTCCCTCGCCCTGCGTGCCGGAGTCAGCGTCTCCGGCCAGGAGGAGGCCGTCGGCACGTTCGCGACCTGGCTCGACCGGCACGGCGCCCACTACTGGTCCACCGCAGCACACCTGGAGGCCGAGCAGCCGCCCGCAGCGGAACCGGCCCGCCAGTCCTGGTGCTACGGCCAGCCCGGCATCGCCCGCGCCCAGCAGCTCGCCGCGCTCGCCCTCGGCGATACCGCCCGGCGCCAAGCGGCCGAGGACATCGTCGAGACCATCCTGACCGACCCGCTGCGGCTCGCCCGCATCACCGACTCGACCCTCTGCCACGGCTGGGCCGGCCTGCTGACCCTCACCCGCGCGGTCGCCGCCGACAGCCCCGCACCCGGACGCTTCACCCCGATCATCCAGGACCTGCACCGACGGCTGGCCGCCGACTGGGAGCACCTGCCCAAACCCGGATTTATGGAAGGCCGCGCCGGAGCCCAACTCGCCCTGAACGCCACCGACACCACCGGCTGGACCCGCGTCCTCCTGCTCACCTGA
- the fxlM gene encoding methyltransferase, FxLD system, which produces MTFDDENLRIPADTSWWHASVAFPDQHADAARALATALSGRRFHFLRKDAGVRLRTEQPATGLLDQLVAARVITGWTGGIYEPEIHAFGGPEGMEVAHDVFCADSPAALAETGTPGARERSVMLLSAMIREAGLDPFEAGDAWARWAALRPPITPPQGPALERAVSAMRRLMNADASLRPDAEAGWVERVAAFEDAGRRLRRLAADGRLIRGIRGVIAHHAIFAFNRAGVPAEAQAATAWLGRHVAFSTGEGADVSTRKSAPADPSLPRMETTMTPVTDPNQLRESLAQRLVDSGHLRSKAAIDAFRTTDRHAFLPGVDLESAYKEDAVPIKHDEHGEMISCISAPSIVATQLEQLGAQPGHKVLEAGAATGYNAALLGKIVSPGGQVWTLDVDQDLVAGASQHLAEAGVDNATAVMADGAAGLPEHAPYDRIIFTVGAGDVPVKILDQLAPGGRLVLPMRIRGSISRSFAFERDGDTWKTVSCEMATFIPLRKGVCDDVYTLVPMAGEGNVRLETFSEQDVDRDALRCVLDQQQTKLYTGVKFRQGSAWEWLYLYLACVLPNGLSRLPGQRPGFTPHFGWGSMAALDAGSLAYLTIREGEDEKGRYWEVGVIGHGEGGADLAERVVSEIRAWDATGGNDAPEPGFRMAVADSRDRLTADDARFVVDKPYSRLVVDWARKG; this is translated from the coding sequence ATGACCTTCGACGACGAGAACCTGCGGATCCCCGCGGACACATCCTGGTGGCACGCCTCTGTGGCCTTCCCCGACCAGCACGCGGACGCCGCCCGGGCCCTGGCGACCGCCCTGTCCGGGCGCCGCTTCCACTTCCTGCGCAAGGACGCCGGCGTGCGTCTGCGCACCGAACAGCCCGCCACCGGCCTGCTGGACCAGCTCGTCGCCGCCCGCGTGATCACCGGCTGGACGGGCGGGATCTACGAGCCGGAGATCCATGCCTTCGGCGGCCCCGAGGGCATGGAGGTCGCGCACGACGTGTTCTGCGCCGACAGCCCGGCCGCGCTCGCCGAGACTGGCACCCCCGGCGCCCGTGAGCGCAGCGTGATGCTGCTGTCCGCCATGATCCGCGAGGCGGGACTGGACCCGTTCGAAGCCGGAGATGCATGGGCCCGGTGGGCTGCCCTGCGGCCCCCCATCACCCCGCCCCAGGGGCCCGCGCTGGAGAGAGCCGTCTCCGCGATGCGGCGGCTGATGAACGCGGACGCTTCCCTGCGCCCAGACGCGGAAGCGGGCTGGGTCGAGCGCGTCGCCGCGTTTGAGGATGCCGGCCGCCGCCTGCGCCGGCTCGCCGCTGACGGCCGACTGATACGCGGAATCCGGGGCGTCATCGCCCATCACGCGATCTTCGCGTTCAACCGCGCAGGCGTGCCTGCCGAAGCGCAGGCCGCCACCGCATGGCTCGGCCGTCACGTCGCCTTCTCCACCGGAGAAGGAGCTGACGTGTCCACCCGCAAGTCCGCCCCGGCGGACCCTAGCCTCCCTCGAATGGAGACCACCATGACACCCGTCACCGACCCCAACCAGCTGCGCGAATCCCTCGCCCAGCGGCTCGTCGACAGCGGCCACCTGCGCAGCAAGGCGGCCATCGACGCTTTCCGCACCACCGACCGGCACGCCTTCCTGCCCGGCGTCGACCTGGAGAGCGCGTACAAAGAGGACGCGGTCCCGATCAAGCACGACGAGCACGGGGAGATGATCTCCTGCATCTCCGCGCCGTCCATCGTCGCCACCCAGCTCGAACAGCTCGGCGCCCAGCCCGGCCACAAGGTCCTGGAAGCCGGAGCCGCCACCGGCTACAACGCCGCCCTCCTCGGCAAAATCGTCTCCCCCGGCGGGCAGGTGTGGACCCTCGACGTCGACCAGGACCTCGTCGCCGGCGCGAGCCAGCACCTCGCCGAGGCAGGCGTCGACAACGCCACCGCGGTGATGGCCGACGGCGCGGCCGGGCTGCCCGAGCACGCCCCCTACGACCGGATCATCTTCACCGTCGGCGCCGGCGACGTCCCCGTGAAGATCCTCGACCAGCTCGCCCCCGGCGGGCGCCTGGTCCTGCCGATGCGCATCCGCGGCAGCATCTCCCGCTCCTTCGCCTTCGAACGCGACGGCGACACGTGGAAGACCGTCTCCTGCGAGATGGCCACCTTCATCCCCCTGCGCAAGGGCGTCTGCGACGACGTGTACACCCTCGTGCCGATGGCCGGCGAGGGCAACGTGCGCCTGGAGACGTTCAGCGAGCAGGACGTCGACCGCGACGCGCTCCGCTGCGTCCTCGACCAGCAGCAGACCAAGCTCTACACCGGGGTGAAGTTCCGGCAGGGATCGGCGTGGGAGTGGCTGTACTTGTACCTGGCGTGCGTGCTGCCCAACGGCCTCTCCCGCCTGCCGGGCCAGCGCCCCGGATTCACCCCGCACTTCGGGTGGGGCTCCATGGCAGCCCTCGACGCCGGGTCGCTCGCGTACCTGACCATCCGCGAGGGCGAGGACGAGAAGGGCCGGTACTGGGAGGTCGGCGTGATCGGCCACGGCGAGGGCGGCGCTGACCTCGCCGAGCGCGTCGTGAGCGAGATCCGCGCCTGGGACGCGACCGGCGGCAACGACGCCCCCGAGCCGGGCTTCCGGATGGCCGTCGCGGACTCGCGTGACCGGCTGACGGCGGACGACGCCCGCTTCGTCGTCGACAAGCCCTACAGCCGACTGGTCGTCGACTGGGCGCGCAAGGGCTGA
- a CDS encoding FxLD family lanthipeptide, with the protein MTAVQTERPTAPAQPDLATTDETDPFGLDITFIEGTPATETVLMCSTGDTCGSSCPSACTTS; encoded by the coding sequence ATGACCGCCGTGCAGACGGAGAGGCCGACCGCCCCCGCGCAGCCGGACCTCGCAACCACCGACGAGACCGACCCGTTCGGGCTCGACATCACCTTCATCGAGGGCACGCCGGCGACCGAGACGGTCCTGATGTGCAGCACGGGCGACACCTGCGGCAGCTCCTGCCCCAGCGCCTGCACCACCTCGTAA
- a CDS encoding lantibiotic dehydratase family protein — protein MPPWPASTAPVEPWRAWLSSVWSDDAFRQTVTDASPDLAGQVQAIIDGRTPKPRRVRRAALATARYAIRYAHRSTPYGLFAGVALLGFDQSTSVRFGEDHQAVVRPDPVGLDEMLSAWESDSTRMAETEVCVNTLARQRNERIHVPSEGDAEFRLALNPALRLVLNLVRSPIEYRQLADKLAAEYPAVSDAARHRLLGELLRVRLLRSSLRAPATAVDPSDALPDAVRAQADRLRPACDLRLDADVRLPEQVLTEAGTTATVLARLATHPNGTPTWRRWIEQFTERYGENVPVPVEVATDSDRGVGFPEGFVTVSEPPRPMSRRDRLLLELAGTAAAEGRRTVALTGAMIEELEAAAGEKPHHPAPHLELAAQVHASSVQALDRGDFRLRVLTVSRSAGSMTGRFWHLFPGTEEAYAHLPTIDAEAELAQLSFHAGRVPADLLTRAPQALPRVVSVGEFRRPAPHVLFPGDLSVTVADGRPQLVESATGKRLELLAPTAINFLWNNYTPPMARFLGEISRAASPQVTWFDWGAAWTLPFTPALTYRRTILTAARWKIRSRTLPARTAPLQQWADQLHAWRARFRVPERVLLAEDDQQLPLDLSRDVDLDLLRAHMDASPVGIATLHDAPPPDADGWIGGRAHSIVVPLARRS, from the coding sequence ATGCCACCCTGGCCGGCATCCACGGCACCGGTGGAACCGTGGCGTGCGTGGCTGAGCAGCGTCTGGTCCGACGATGCCTTTCGGCAGACAGTGACCGACGCCAGCCCCGACCTCGCAGGACAGGTGCAGGCCATCATCGACGGCCGCACGCCGAAGCCGCGCCGGGTTCGCCGTGCTGCTCTGGCCACGGCCCGCTATGCGATCCGGTACGCACACCGCTCCACCCCCTACGGCCTGTTCGCCGGCGTCGCCCTGCTCGGCTTCGACCAGTCGACATCCGTGCGCTTCGGAGAAGACCACCAGGCCGTCGTCCGCCCCGATCCGGTCGGTCTCGACGAGATGCTCAGCGCTTGGGAGAGCGACAGCACTCGCATGGCCGAAACGGAGGTCTGCGTCAATACGCTGGCCCGGCAGCGTAACGAGCGCATCCACGTGCCGTCCGAGGGCGACGCAGAGTTCCGCCTCGCCCTGAACCCTGCGCTGCGCCTCGTGCTCAACCTGGTCCGCTCCCCGATCGAGTATCGCCAGTTGGCCGATAAACTCGCCGCGGAGTACCCCGCTGTGAGCGACGCAGCGCGTCACCGGCTCCTGGGCGAACTGCTGCGGGTACGGCTGCTGCGCTCCTCGCTGCGCGCGCCAGCCACCGCCGTCGACCCCTCAGACGCCCTACCGGACGCGGTCCGCGCCCAGGCAGACCGGCTGCGGCCAGCATGCGACCTGCGGCTGGATGCCGACGTGCGGCTGCCCGAACAAGTGCTGACCGAGGCAGGGACGACAGCGACCGTGCTGGCCCGCCTGGCCACTCATCCGAACGGGACACCGACCTGGCGTCGGTGGATCGAGCAATTCACCGAGCGCTACGGCGAGAACGTCCCCGTTCCGGTGGAGGTGGCCACGGACTCCGACCGGGGCGTGGGCTTTCCGGAAGGGTTCGTCACCGTGAGCGAACCGCCCCGACCGATGTCCCGGCGCGACCGCCTGCTGCTGGAGCTGGCCGGCACCGCCGCCGCCGAGGGCAGGCGCACGGTGGCCCTGACGGGCGCGATGATCGAGGAGCTGGAAGCCGCAGCCGGCGAGAAGCCACACCATCCGGCGCCCCATCTCGAACTGGCCGCTCAGGTGCACGCCTCCTCCGTCCAGGCCCTCGACCGGGGGGACTTCCGGCTGCGGGTCCTGACCGTCTCCCGCTCGGCCGGTTCGATGACCGGACGGTTCTGGCACCTCTTCCCCGGCACCGAGGAGGCGTACGCGCACCTGCCCACCATCGATGCGGAGGCGGAGCTGGCACAGCTGTCCTTCCACGCCGGGCGGGTGCCGGCCGACCTGCTCACCCGCGCGCCCCAGGCCCTGCCCCGCGTCGTCAGCGTCGGCGAATTCCGCCGCCCCGCCCCGCACGTCCTCTTCCCCGGCGACCTGTCGGTCACCGTCGCCGACGGCCGCCCCCAGCTGGTGGAGTCCGCGACGGGCAAGCGGCTGGAGCTGCTGGCCCCCACCGCCATCAACTTCCTGTGGAACAACTACACCCCGCCGATGGCCCGCTTCCTCGGCGAGATCAGCAGGGCCGCCTCCCCTCAGGTGACCTGGTTCGACTGGGGCGCCGCCTGGACCCTGCCCTTCACCCCGGCTCTCACCTACCGGCGCACCATCCTCACCGCCGCCCGGTGGAAGATCCGCAGCCGCACGCTGCCCGCCCGCACCGCACCACTCCAGCAGTGGGCAGACCAACTCCACGCCTGGCGTGCCCGGTTCCGGGTACCGGAGCGGGTCCTGCTCGCCGAGGACGACCAGCAGCTGCCCCTCGACCTCAGCCGCGACGTCGACCTGGACCTGCTGCGCGCGCACATGGACGCCAGCCCCGTCGGCATCGCCACCCTGCACGACGCGCCCCCGCCGGACGCAGACGGGTGGATCGGCGGCCGGGCCCACAGCATCGTCGTCCCCCTGGCCAGGCGCTCATGA